Sequence from the Nilaparvata lugens isolate BPH chromosome 10, ASM1435652v1, whole genome shotgun sequence genome:
GATTCCATCATTTCACTTCATGTATTTTATAGGCTATTTGTCTAATATAATTACCGCACCATTTTATCTTATTTTGTCAACATGAAATTTGacttattttgataaaattaaatatttttaatttgcaATGTACAGTAATTTTAGATAGGCATAGACCTACTGTTTATTTTATCAGGACTCAACAAAGACTACTTAATATAAAAGTCTATAATCTATTGACAGACATTTGTACTTTTTCAATCTGGAAAGCTGTTCCAAGTGAAAAGGTACTGTCTGATTTACCGCTGCCTCAAAAAAATCAAACTGTAGTTTTAAAGCTCAATTAGTTGAAATACTATTTCACCAATCTGTAGGCCTACTTCTTTCAGATATTAGCCTACTATCTCAACTTGGACTATCAGAGTATTGTCTCAAGTTAGCCTACCCACAAACATGCATTTTTGGGGTTTTATGGATTTGGTAAGGTCTCAAAGTAGGCTAACTACGTCATACACAGcagagaaaaatggaaaatagaaATCGGAAAATGGTGTGCTGGAATGAAAGGAAGCACTACCGTCTCCATGtaaacaaaaacatatattcTCACACACACGCGCGCACATGTGTAGGAAGGATTTAATCACGTGACGAACAGTAGGCCTATCGTTGTCGTGTGTGTGAGAACTCGCCCAAAACAGTCTCGCGATTTTTGCGATAAGTCCTTGAACTTTCAGTGCGCATGAGCATGAGCATGCAAGGTGGAGTTGCATCACACTGCCAACTAATGAGTATCGCATCTGATAATCATTGTCAGTATTGTCGGAATGATAAGTGATAACGCCGGTATTTTAATTAGCAGCGCATATCACACGCGATTATTTTAATCGCAGACGTTCACAAATTAACATGTGATTAATTGGGACAATGTAAGCAAGTCTTAACAAGTGGCTACAAATTATCACTCACTAACAAGAAAAGAGGCTAGCGAATTATAGCTAATTTTAGGGCTTGCTTTCCCATAATTCTTGTTAGGTGCCTAGGACACAGAAAATTAGGAGCATCGAAGTTTAGTTccaaaaaacgaaaaatgaggGGGAAGGTTCATTGTTCGTAAAGCTCTATTTTTAGGGTACTATAATTGGGTCTTGAATATGCAGAAGCAGagataaattataatatcttATGATATCTACTCTGTTAGAAGGGTCCAGGGCAATAATGAAGTATAGAACGACTCTGATACAGTTGTATAAGGAGGAAGAAATACAGCATTTAAATAATGGAATCAATCAGATGTCAGTTCCGCAGGTTATTTATTCATGCAAACTTGTTTCGATTGCTCAGGGCATCATCTGGTATGCATAATGTATCTAGTCTGAATTTTTTCCGACCAgtaaggctagttacacacacatcgatttttggtcgtacgatattttgtcgtcactatgaattctatgagattaaacggaacttggcaaacatcatatgtttgaaatcatctgttcaatctaatagaatttataaggacggtaaaatatcgtacgaccaaaaatcgatgtgtatgtaactagcctAACTGAAATTTGAAGTTATAGTAGATACTGTAGTCTACTGAAATTCCACCACTACACGCTATTTCATAAGCAGCATCTATGCCTCAAGAACTTATCCTTCATTTAATTTTGTGGTCacctatatttttgaaatttttattatcatgtCAACCCCATTTCTCCCATGattaacaaaatttattcaatatgaaatgaTAAGGTGATTATCTTTTtcgaatttattcaatataaaattctgaTATCTACAGAAAGAGGGAGCAAGGTATCGTATCCAAAAATTGTATTTCTGCAATTAAAAAGAGAGGGAAAAATTATTTGGGATTGGAAGAGGTCTGGAGAATCTAGTATGAATGACTTCAATATAAGAACTGTATGAAAAGGAACTTGAAGAGAAATAGATGGAATAATAGAGCAATTTCAACAGtacaaggtgcgccagagaaacttacttatttgaaagtaaaatgtcaataaaaacaaaagtgctttagttattgttttaatcttttttttatatgataataaaatatcCCAATGTTTCTTTCAtgcagtcttgaaaatgacatcagaTCAATGACGACCCCCATTGCGCATCCACTGGGATGaagtcgatttttgaaatttgtatccAATCGTTGCAGTAGGTACATCAATAGTTATGTTGGCAATGgcgtcgcgaatgttgttcttgTGGTGTGCTATGGTTCATGGTCGATCGACATAAACCAGGGATTTCAAATAACCCCATAAAAATCGCATTGAGGAAACGCATGTGGAAATAAATGAGCcaggttgtcaatcagcatatcacatgcatttcGACGGGCAaacaaaatcgcgttcagtcaattcttgaacaacagccaattTATAGGGATGAAATTGTTggtcttcatggaaaattcgtcgaacagtggagtcagaaattgccatagcagctgcgtgtttgTGAGCCGAACGCCGGGGAgaacgcacaactgactgcctctcactctttcgatattttctggagttctgATGGCTCGTTGAAGTTCATTTCTGGGTTTAGCGGCACTTCCACACTCCACTATAAGTGAATTAACCCACGACAGAATCGAATTCACTAGGAACGAGTCTGTGAGGAGGAATTTCAAACTGAGCGCGGAACGCACGTTGCGTAGGAAAACAAATCGAAAGGGAATTCTCAAATGCAaaggcccgctgctctctagaccagAGCATGATGGCTACTTGATGGAGCATAAAATTGGGAACTTCATCTTCCAGATGCGCCCCCTCCTGCCCCCCTATACAACAAATTCACCGTGcgggatttttttcaaataagtaagtttctcagGCGCACTTTGTATACCGGTAATGTTGAATATCACTGATAGAATGaatgtgaaataaatttgaGCAGGCCTACTGTGGGCCTACCTTCtctaattgattattaaattcaaaaataattttaaattatcataataatgtTGAAATGGGGCCTAGTTGGTATGACATGGAAGAATAATGGGAGCAATGAATctcaaattagtttttttacGTGAGAATTTTTTGCCAACACTTGCTTCCTTGTACAGTAGTTATCAAGCAGAAGTCTTAGTTGCGCCAATTAAAAGATTGCTGCTGAAAAATATTGTTGCAATGTTAATTATTTTCGTGCGTTTGTTGCATCAACTGAATCTGTTTGCTCAAGGTGAATAATTGTTTGGATCTATTATACCGTAATAATTGATACTGTGGTTtagatgtgaatgaaaaattgtagttttgaaatacaaataatgctAAAGAACAGCTATAAAAAAACTACTTCTAGGAAATTCATAATTCATAGAATTTGATTAGACTATGCAAACTTGTAAAATTTCGTGAATAGACTGATTTTTAACTATTAACATGTTGAATTGAAcgtttattaataaaaatattctcagCATTGTAAAGCtcacataatttattaaatcaaattttattcaatgacatCACTTACCTACATAACAAATTCcgttatataaataatattttcctactTCAGTTATAATAATGAGTTATATTTCGTCTATGTTGGTTTTGAAGCACCtagatttgaaaatctactttataaaaatatataaggactgaaaattttgtaaagtgaagaactacaaggcTTGGCCTGTTTAACCTTAAGTTAGTAaagtgtaaccttatctaaatttggcagaggaatagcacaaggttaccttatttttcctctcccgatcatttcgatgatgtacttattgtatgaatgaatagagaataaagatcattgaatacaatactgtttgcttgAGAAAATCCAACTAGGGGCGCAGCTAATTTgtgattttgttttgttattgaACAGATATCTAGCAAGATGTCAAGATGCTGTCTGTTGTTGATCTCGTCACTAGTCATCACGTGTCTGGTGCACGCCAAGCCCCAGGCCCCCGCGCCCGCACCTGTACCCGCCCCGGCTGAAGCACCTATGCCAGTAAGCACTGTTCTCAATAATTATCTGAATATTGTATTTAGCTTTGCATTCTAATCTCCAATCAACATAGCACTTAATATTCAACACAAAACAACACATTACAAAAAAACAACGCATGGCTTATCTCAAATCAGCATAAGAGAAAAATTCTTACCCTcaatgaaatagaatagaaataacgttaattgaatcaataagctaccttaagcaAACTCAACACACATAATACAAAAGTCTATTCAATTTCATACGATTCGCACGAACGAACTCGATGAAATACAAGTGGGCTTATTAAACAAACTTATATCAAATCAACACAAGACATTCAAACCAACAAAACACAACCATGCAGAACCCAACAAAACACTTCCAACGGTTCCAAATTGTTACAGTGTTACAATACAACAGAATAAATTATTACCGCCACCGGTACCATACTAGAATAAGCATATCATACATTTTGCAAccagtatttattattatgaccAATATCGGTAGTGTCAGATGCATGGATGTGGGCGGCGAAAAGGGGCGACTATAGCCCTTCCTTCGATATCCAATTTACACTAGATAGAATCATACTTTGTAATATTATCTGAATCGTATACTGGCGCTCTAAGCCGTCTATGTTCGGGTTCAATTTTTAATACAAGATTAATgtatcatttcaattcaataaatagatgtttttgtttaaattatacaaccttttttcagaattataatatattctggAATCTGGAAGTTGATCACCCGGAACTTTGTGTAGaattacatttatataaattaatgcACACATTGttataaagataaattttcGAGAATATTTTTCCAAACTATGTTTTTacgattatttcaaataaattattccaattacaataattattgtattgattccattcaattcattgtatttcatCCACTAGTTTCTATCTGAGCAAAACTTCAGAACAAATTAcattaatatgaattaattcattaattgtaatataaattttattgttctgcgtaatatttttccaaatgtcactttttcagtttttgatagattatttcaattccaataatGATTGTATTGATTTAATTAAATTCATAGTACTTTATTCATAGTACtttatttttatctgaacaaaatttagaaaaattatgaTTATGTTCATAGTACCAGTACGAGTACAAAGTGGAGAACCAGACGCAGAACCTGTACTTCTCGAAGAACGAGCAGGGCAATGAGGCGGGACGGGTGGAGGGGGGCTACGAGGTGCTACTCCCTGACGGCAGACTCATGAAGGTCACCTACTATGTGGACGGAGACAGCGGATTTGTGCCCAAGATAGAGTTCGAGGAGAACGCCAATCCTTTTGGCAAATAGGCTAAGCACTGACAATCACGCTCAGAAACAACGGCCAAAGACTGACAGACTTTGAGAGACTATTTTCGGTGAAGCTGGGAGTGACTTTTGAACGTCGAACTTcgattattttctatgaaaagTGTTGGAAAAGCTGAAAATCACTATCGTGAAATTCTCTTCAAACCATCAGCATTGAGAAATATTGATGATTTTCAGCCTACTGGAAATCATTCATGACCTGAACCAACGACGTTCAAACTGATGAAAAGCGTATGCATACTATATGCTTTTATGTACGTAATACATACGGTATATATTCTTCAGGCTATTATTGATTTCTAGTAGGCTATGATGTTATCAAAGAGGAATAGAGGAATGCTGACCGTTTGAGATGAATTTCACTGTAGGTGACTTGAGTgtgaatttttaatgaaagtgaacCGTTTCTAGGTAAAATGGAAGGTAATGTAATTTAATCATAAGATTGAAATTTGAGGCAGTATGTATATTATTTGGGCGCCAACGTTTATGAAGAGGGGCCAACCTAAGTGTCATGATCGAAATGAGAAATCAGTTCAtatacagtaattattatttattcaataatttttgtaaatagTTTTCATTTGAATCATATAGAATACTGTACAAATACCACTTTTGATAAATTACTTATGATTTATTATGCAATGTGGAAGTAGTGTGTTTGATAGGATTATTATTGACAATTAAATAAAAGTAAGGTGaacgtttgaaaatttgaaatttcgcagttcattgaaaaatatttaagcttttggttttgacaatatctggAGATATTTGATGATAATGTTATTGTGGAGAAATGGCGAAACTTGACTGAGGTGGATGTAAAAACTGGCAGAAATATATAGAAATCTAACATCCAAGCAggacatgaatattgaaattatttaaagataaaaaaaatttatgCAACTTGAAGATAGTATTCTGAAATGTAACAATTTAGCtcttaatattaatattattttatcaaaagtgGTGTTGATCATTGATcatgatgaaatataatttgaatcacTGATTCATAAAAATGTAAATGAAGATCAAGAATGTTAGTTCTGGCAAAACGCGCTTTCCTCTAAAGTAGAAAAAGGTAGACAAGGAAATTCAAGTTCTATTCGCATATCATAGATAGAATTATAAAACTACATTATGGAATCTCGTTTTGCCATTGaatgattttatattatttattaattagacagtagttttgaaatattatcatatttttatgtatCTGTGTTATTTATACAATCATTGTAAACTTGTATCAGCCaatcatattttttactttAATGCATTCAtgttcatgatatgaaataaactacataaataaacaaattgctttattaattttatagaaaGAATGTGATGAATCCAGAAAGCCGAAATGGAGCTGAAATAGTATATAGCTAAAATAGCTATATACTAGAATGTAGCTGAAATAGGATATATTTTCCTTGACAAATTAAAATCATTGtatataatttatgaaaatcatgaaGTACGCACGTTGAATCTTTGAGAGTGAAAAATCACAGATTTTCTTCATGAGAATATGAGATATTAGAGATACAAGCTTCATTAATCTGTcatgtcaaaataaaaaagctTATTAGCCGCAGAAATAGGTGCTGCAGTGAAATGAAAAATCTTATCCTCAGTGATAATAAGAAAGCTATCTTCTAGCATTATTCACCCATTTAATTATAGGCCacatttttgttattgaaaagaacgactagcagttaaatttcttcaataaatgaatttattcacttactgtAACAACGAGATCTTTTGGCAGGTCCGTCATATTATAAGGAGGGTCTATGGGCCATCAATTTGATGTGTAATAGAGCCTCCCTCATCTTCCTGAtggttgtactcatagacaagtaCAGCCAAATGATCTcgttgtttttaataacaaaatagcttatttaataataagcagttcgtgatgagAAGCaggattgaaaaattatatacaaTTTATATTTGGAGTACCTATCACAGTAGTGCCATATAAGAGACATCCGTCCAATAGTCCTATGGAGCCATGATCAAAAACTAATCACAGCAGGTGCAAAGCTATTTCCAGTGAAGTTAATTGAAGTTTGTGTACAACCGTAGCTTCAAAAGCAGTATTTTTCAGTCACTGGCGCATTTAAAACTAGATCGCGTCGATCGTTGGCAATTTGactaaaataaaagaaaaaggtCTCAAAAATAAGAAAGCTTATTGGGGAGATAATTGGATGATGAATCATGATTCCACAGCAGTTACTCAGATCCCAAATTTGTACCATAATTTTTCATATGGACTAcattatatacatttatttttttatatttttatttgcccaAAGCTGGTTCaataacaaattgaaaacttccaACAGTGAAGAGGTCATTCATTATTTCTCTATTCCATTGATAAATTTATGACGAGTTTGTCCACAACAACCAACAACTTTAGAAATATATCAATTCGGATAATACCATTAGCTTGAGGTGATATTCCTCGACGCAGGCCTAGCCTAATGAGGAGTGCACTTTTATTCGTGtttatgctttgtaaaattgtataatgaagtgaataaagattatttggttttttgatatcaTATAGAAACATGGAATCTGATCAGTTGAAAgatgatgaaatattaattttgttgccGTCATCCTACCTTGTCGGCCATTTTCGTCATGATAACAGCAACTGCCGAGGTGTCGAACTGAGGCCTGCCGGCTCGCCCGATCATCTGCAGGATTTGGGCGTCTGTGTACGGCTTCATTTCATTCTGCATGTAGCATTCGGTCGACTTCACCACCACTAGATGAGCGGGAAGGTTCACTCCCATTGCTGAAAAAGTATTACATGCGGAAATTGAACTtatccaaattcaaattattcaattttggtAATACTGAAATATTACAAAtggatataataggataatagagataatgaaaaaatacatttgatTGAATGCCAATGagtaatatataatagtattgttgaacaaaaatccaaattagaaGCTACCAACCACCCCGAAGAGCTCTGCTACAGCAAATATAGACAACAGTGTGAACACCTACTATTCTATGAGAGCCACTATCCAAGAATTGTCTGTTGTCAAAACCGGATTAGGAGAGGTCTTTAAGGTATTTGACAGTATTTAATTAATTCTCGTTGAATAATTGCTacctatttttaaaatatcaataaaaaactgataataaatattcaaaaatatgtttttccaaTCTAAAAATAGAATCAAATAGTGGGTGGTttacaattattaaaaacagtaacacatttattaaaattatttgaaatttggagcaaATCTGAATGTATTCTGATCATTTATTCCCATTTACTTCCACAACTATACAAATCAAATAGATTTCAAAGTTATTTAACTTTTGATGGAATCTCAATAAATATAACTTATTTTGAAGCAttaaaaatgcatttcaattgcaaaggaaaaatatatgaattttaattccaatttgaagtaaatctggGAGAAACTTCTGAAAAAGTAGTACCATGTTTCTTTATATTAGTTACTTAATAGTAGAAGTGTTtcattcttaaggtgcgtacagatatacgcgcctcccaCACGCTTCGCCCTTgttccgccatcgctccgcaatcgctccgcaatcgctccgccctcgcaccgatcatgaacgttaggGAAGATGTTGTTCCCGGTCGATCATcgatcgatctgctcgagtgacgtcgattgcggagcagagcgaaagtctgtatgcaccttaatagttatttaattgaaaggATATAGAGTAGgctacaaaaatataaaagctGCCTTATGCCTTATTTCTTGCCTATCGGAGGAATCTATAATACCAAAATAATACGCATTTCTATTATTGAACAGGAGCTACAACAAATATTATGGCTACTTAAAAGTGGAATAATTTAGACATTGATTGCATACAGTATTTAAGTGATAAACGGATTCtagttgaatttattaaataaatctaTAGAGCAGGTTTATTGGAATAATAACAGCTACTGTGCTTCTAGTAGAGAAGATTGTTTTAAATttcggaacaaaatatttcaaattaatatttattttacagttttgagagctaagtagaaggaattttgttatcaattcggattttaatctttctaaattcaagattatttgtttcaagtgtttgtgttttgtttcaatgtggaaattagtgaagaattggaaagtcgcacaaaatctttatttggacaatttattttatgaatttgggaagaaaagaagttttggactgtggtctgtttctttgtccctaagttgattgtaaattataaataaataaaataaataaatagaataatattggaGAAACTTACCCAGGGTGCTTGTAGCAACTAATACAGGAAGTTTGCCATCTCTGAAAAGCTGTTCAACGAGTGATCTGTCATTCAAAGCCATTCCTGCATGGTGATTGCCGATTCCTGCTTTCAGCAAATCTGTAATTTGGAAAAACACAACAACTAAACATTCTTACTCTGAGAAAGTCTTACTCTGGGGCTAATATAGTTAATGGTTTTTCTAAATACTTTCAATCTGTGTATGAGGCTGATACACCTGATGTGCCAATGGGGATTCCGGAGGTGTCTGGGTGCTCATTGTTGGatgagggggggggggggagttgGGATGGTTTCTTCCAATGATATTCTGTCTGCTATCAATGGGCTGAGGTCGGGCTGCTCCGAGGGTCCTGTTGCGATTCCAACCTTTATTGTCAAGGGCTGTGCTGCAGTCCTTTTATTTAGAGccattaaaattcattttcaacttggCTATAA
This genomic interval carries:
- the LOC111056439 gene encoding uncharacterized protein LOC111056439; protein product: MSRCCLLLISSLVITCLVHAKPQAPAPAPVPAPAEAPMPYQYEYKVENQTQNLYFSKNEQGNEAGRVEGGYEVLLPDGRLMKVTYYVDGDSGFVPKIEFEENANPFGK